The following are encoded in a window of Salvelinus sp. IW2-2015 unplaced genomic scaffold, ASM291031v2 Un_scaffold1262, whole genome shotgun sequence genomic DNA:
- the LOC112070219 gene encoding tensin-3, with protein MDQWQLGIHATVLKGYIVIFPADSQSFLDSSMNQTPVSSEGQQFRSEVSVTTASCQRMFGSMRSVSSGSSFPHTDSQTPPPVWLDRTPTSLSSPSASPSLLPLSLPNAHSSPWEAPGGLEGSEDLSCDERNKGYQSQGDLASLLLGNGGLGLEHSLLKAVEGLGGLDLGLNLGLDLGLGEGRLGELPPLLPEKRVPGLGLGGSTSPSFSGFSSPHSGSSLSIPFPSAMTPDPLMTSDHLKGLSAGGVAPSPGSDLFASKQHTVKFVQDTSKFWYKPDISRDQAITMLKDREPGSFVVRDSHSFRGAYGLAMKVATPPPSVLTQSKKVGGDLSNELVRHFLIECTQKGVRLKGCPNEPYFGSLTALVCQHSITPLALPCKLIIPDRGKNILLEETSEPSTQSAPTLLWLLKQGVLCVSSVWFLGSVELQSLTGYQASVQKAASRFAMDPPSTSTVVHFKVSAQGITLTDNQGSELFFRRHYTVNTVIFCALDPQDTRWTRDGCSSAKIFGFVARKSMNGTENVCHLFAEHDPEQPASAIVNFVSKVMIGSPKK; from the exons atggatcagtggcagcta GGAATCCACGCCACTGTCTTAAAGGGATATATTGTTATTTTCCCGGCAGATTCCCAGAGTTTCCTGGACAGTAGTATGAACCAGACTCCAGTGTCGTCGGAAGGACAGCAGTTCCGCTCTGAAGTGTCCGTCACTACCGCTTCCTGTCAGAGAATGTTCGGATCCATGCGCTCTGTATCGTCAGGCAGCTCCTTCCCTCACACAGACAG ccaaACTCCACCTCCAGTGTGGCTGGACAGGACTCCTACGTCCCTGTCTTCCCCATCCGCTTCCCCCTCTCTGTTACCTCTCAGCCTCCCCAATGCCCACAGCTCTCCCTGGGAGGCCCCGGGGGGCCTGGAGGGGTCTGAGGACCTGAGCTGTGATGAGAGGAACAAGGGGTACCAGAGCCAGGGGGATTTAGCCTCTCTGCTGTTGGGGAATGGAGGTCTGGGACTGGAGCACAGCCTGTTGAAGGCAGTGGAGGGGCTGGGGGGCCTTGATTTAGGCCTGAACCTGGGTCTGGACCTGGGGCTTGGAGAGGGCAGACTGGGGGAACTACCACCCCTGCTGCCTGAGAAGAGGGTACCGGGGCTAGGCTTGGGTGGGTCGACATCCCCCTCGTTCAGTGGGTTCTCCAGCCCCCATAGTGGTAGTAGTCTCAGCATCCCCTTCCCCTCAGCCATGACCCCTGACCCTCTCATGACCTCTGACCATCTCAAAGGACTCAGCGCTGGTGGTGTAGCCCCCTCGCCTggatcag ACCTGTTTGCCAGTAAGCAGCACACTGTGAAGTTTGTCCAGGACACATCCAAGTTCTGGTACAAGCCTGACATCTCCAGAGATCAAG CTATCACTATGCTGAAGGACAGAGAACCTGGATCTTTTGTCGTCAGGGACAGTCACTCGTTCCGCGGAGCCTACGGATTGGCTATGAAGGTGGCCAcaccccctccctctgtcctgaCACAGAGCAAGAAAG TGGGAGGGGACCTGTCTAATGAGCTGgtgaggcacttcctgattgagTGCACTCAGAAAGGGGTACGGCTTAAGGGCTGCCCCAACGAACCCTACTTTG GAAGTCTGACTGCATTGGTCTGTCAACATTCCATCACCCCCTTGGCCCTGCCCTGCAAACTCATCATCCCCGACAGAggtaagaat ATCCTCCTGGAAGAGACTAGTGAGCCATCAACACAGTCAGCACCAACTCTGCTGTGGCTACTCAAACAGG GTGTACTGTGTGTTTCCTCTGTGTGGTTCCTGGGCTCAGTAGAGCTGCAGTCTCTGACTGGGTACCAGGCTT CTGTGCAGAAGGCAGCCAGTCGATTTGCCATGGACCCTCCTTCTACCTCCACTGTGGTCCATTTCAAAGTCTCAGCCCAGGGCATCACCCTCACCGACAACCAGGGAAGTGA gcTGTTCTTCAGGAGACACTACACTGTCAATACAGTCATATTCTGTGCTCTTGACCCACAGGA CACCAGGTGGACAAGAGATGGCTGCTCCTCTGCTAA GATCTTTGGTTTTGTGGCGAGGAAGTCGATGAATGGGACGGAGAACGTGTGTCACCTGTTTGCTGAACATGACCCCGAACAACCCGCCAGCGCCATCGTAAACTTTGTATCCAAGGTGATGATTGGCTCACCGAAGAAATAA